The Skermanella pratensis genome has a window encoding:
- the trmD gene encoding tRNA (guanosine(37)-N1)-methyltransferase TrmD, whose translation MDRAWTVRVLTLFPEMFPGPLGLSLAGRALENGIWSLEAVDIRSFARDKHRSVDDTPFGGGPGMVMRPDVLDAALTAATGGAEAAERGRVIYLSPRGRLLDQPLVRELAAEPVVTFLCGRYEGVDERVLEAHRVEEVSLGDFVLSGGEPAALALIDAVVRLLPGVMGNEETAGEESFERGLLEYPHYTRPADWQGRTVPEVLLSGHHEKVRAWRLAEAEGITRARRPDLWSRYEAAREAEEPRKRRRRDRVATME comes from the coding sequence ATGGACCGGGCATGGACCGTCCGCGTGCTGACCCTCTTCCCGGAAATGTTCCCGGGGCCGCTGGGTCTCAGCCTCGCCGGGCGCGCGCTCGAAAACGGGATCTGGTCCCTGGAAGCAGTGGACATCCGGTCTTTCGCACGCGATAAACACCGCTCGGTCGACGATACCCCGTTCGGCGGCGGTCCCGGCATGGTCATGCGGCCGGATGTCCTGGACGCGGCGCTGACGGCCGCCACCGGCGGCGCGGAAGCGGCGGAACGCGGCCGGGTCATCTACCTGTCGCCGCGCGGGCGCCTGCTCGATCAGCCCCTGGTCAGGGAACTGGCGGCTGAACCCGTCGTGACCTTTCTGTGCGGACGTTACGAAGGGGTCGACGAGCGGGTCCTGGAGGCCCACCGGGTCGAGGAGGTCAGCCTCGGCGACTTCGTGCTGTCCGGCGGCGAGCCGGCGGCCCTGGCCCTGATCGATGCCGTCGTCCGGCTTCTGCCGGGCGTCATGGGCAACGAGGAGACCGCCGGGGAGGAGAGTTTCGAGCGGGGATTGCTGGAGTATCCCCATTATACGCGGCCGGCCGACTGGCAGGGGCGCACGGTGCCGGAAGTCCTGCTTTCCGGTCATCACGAGAAGGTAAGGGCCTGGCGGCTGGCCGAGGCGGAGGGGATCACCAGGGCCCGGCGGCCCGACCTGTGGTCCCGCTACGAGGCCGCCCGCGAGGCGGAAGAACCGCGGAAGCGCCGCCGGCGCGACCGCGTCGCGACGATGGAATAG
- the rimM gene encoding ribosome maturation factor RimM (Essential for efficient processing of 16S rRNA), translated as MAPRSAGKPDATGARVCVGQIVGVHGVRGLVKLKSFTGDPAAIADYNPLTDHTGTRRFTVELQSAMKDYWLARVQGVADRTAAEALRGVLLHVDRDRLPPPEDEDEFYHADLIGLPVLRPDGERIGTVIAVHDFGGGDMLELALPDRRTAMVPFTKAIVPVVDVAGGRIVADPPEDLLAPPGAPDRDRDDEDGDAAVGREGA; from the coding sequence ATGGCACCCCGGTCCGCAGGCAAGCCCGATGCAACTGGCGCACGCGTGTGCGTCGGCCAGATCGTGGGCGTGCATGGCGTGCGCGGCCTGGTGAAGCTGAAGAGCTTCACCGGCGACCCCGCCGCCATCGCGGATTACAACCCTCTGACCGACCACACCGGCACCCGCCGCTTCACCGTCGAACTCCAGTCGGCGATGAAGGACTATTGGCTGGCCCGGGTGCAGGGGGTTGCCGACCGGACCGCCGCGGAAGCCCTGCGCGGCGTGCTGCTCCACGTCGACCGTGACCGCCTGCCGCCGCCCGAGGACGAGGACGAGTTCTACCATGCCGACCTGATCGGCCTGCCGGTCCTGCGGCCGGACGGCGAACGGATCGGCACGGTGATCGCAGTCCACGACTTCGGCGGCGGGGACATGCTCGAACTGGCGCTCCCCGACCGGCGCACCGCCATGGTTCCGTTCACCAAGGCCATCGTGCCGGTTGTGGACGTGGCCGGCGGACGCATCGTCGCCGACCCGCCCGAGGATCTGCTGGCGCCGCCGGGCGCCCCGGACCGGGATCGGGACGACGAGGACGGCGACGCCGCCGTCGGCAGGGAGGGGGCGTGA
- the rpsP gene encoding 30S ribosomal protein S16 has product MSLKIRLTRGGAKKRPFYAIVVTDARSPRDGRFIEKIGTYNPMLAKDHPERVVLNTERAKHWLSVGAQPTDRVELFLGRAEIVPMPAQGQNPKKAAPKAKAQERIKAEQAAAAKRAEAEAAGSAE; this is encoded by the coding sequence ATGTCCTTGAAGATCCGTCTGACCCGCGGCGGCGCCAAGAAGCGCCCGTTCTACGCCATCGTCGTCACCGACGCGCGCAGCCCGCGCGATGGCCGCTTCATCGAGAAGATCGGCACCTACAACCCGATGCTGGCCAAGGATCATCCCGAGCGGGTCGTGCTCAACACCGAGCGCGCCAAGCATTGGCTGTCCGTCGGCGCCCAGCCGACCGACCGCGTCGAGCTGTTCCTCGGCCGCGCCGAGATCGTGCCGATGCCGGCCCAGGGCCAGAACCCGAAGAAGGCCGCCCCCAAGGCGAAGGCCCAGGAGCGGATCAAGGCGGAGCAGGCCGCAGCCGCCAAGCGCGCCGAGGCGGAAGCCGCCGGCAGCGCCGAGTAA